From Mytilus edulis chromosome 9, xbMytEdul2.2, whole genome shotgun sequence, the proteins below share one genomic window:
- the LOC139488259 gene encoding geranylgeranyl pyrophosphate synthase-like isoform X1 — protein MSSETSKEQNNDDLTEQMLREPYKYICQIPGKQVRTKLAAAFNCWLNIPQDKLLIVGEVTQMLHNASLLIDDIEDNSKLRRGIPVAHSIYGVAHTINSANYIYFLGLQKVLMLEHPEATKVFTEQLLELHRGQGMDIYWRDSVVCPTEEEYNTMVIRKTGGLFGLAVRLMQLFSECKSDFKPLLDCMGLYFQIRDDYANLISKEYEANKSYCEDLTEGKFSFPIIHAIRSSPHDNQVLSIIRQRTTDHDVKKYCVDCLEKIGSFEYTKQTLIKLEERSLELIEQHGGNPILTSLFNELKKIYRNGN, from the exons ATGTCCTCAGAAACATCAAAAGAACAGAATAATGATGATTTAACAGAACAG atgctGCGAGAaccatataagtatatatgtcAGATTCCTGGAAAACAAGTTCGTACTAAACTTGCAGCT GCATTTAACTGTTGGTTGAATATACCACAAGACAAATTGCTGATAGTTGGAGAAGTTACACAGATGTTACATAATGCAAGTTTATT GATAGATGACATTGAAGATAATTCCAAACTGAGGAGGGGTATACCAG TGGCACATTCCATATATGGAGTAGCACATACCATCAATTCTGCAAACTACATCTATTTCTTGGGTCTACAGAAAGTTTTAATGTTAGAACATCCCGAAGCAACCAAAGTATTTACAG AGCAGTTATTAGAGCTTCACAGAGGACAGGGTATGGATATATATTGGAGGGATTCTGTAGTGTGCCCTACAGAGGAGGAATATAACACTATGGTTATAAGAA AAACCGGTGGTTTATTTGGACTAGCTGTAAGATTAATGCAGTTATTTAGTGAATGCAAAAG tgATTTCAAGCCTTTATTAGACTGTATgggtttatattttcaaattagagATGATTATGCTAATTTGATTTCCAAAGAG tatgAGGCAAATAAAAGTTACTGTGAAGATTTAACAGAAGGAAAGTTTTCTTTCCCTATAATTCATGCCATCAGAAGCAGTCCCCATGACAATCAAGTACTAA GTATTATTAGACAGAGAACTACAGACCACGATGTGAAAAAATACTGTGTGGACTGTTTAGAAAAAATTGGATCTTTTGAATATACAAAGCAGACATTGATTAAACTTGAAGAAAG ATCCTTAGAATTGATAGAGCAGCATGGAGGAAACCCTATTCTAACAAGTTTATTTAATGAACTCAAGAAAATCTATCGAAATGGTAATTGA
- the LOC139488259 gene encoding geranylgeranyl pyrophosphate synthase-like isoform X2 gives MLREPYKYICQIPGKQVRTKLAAAFNCWLNIPQDKLLIVGEVTQMLHNASLLIDDIEDNSKLRRGIPVAHSIYGVAHTINSANYIYFLGLQKVLMLEHPEATKVFTEQLLELHRGQGMDIYWRDSVVCPTEEEYNTMVIRKTGGLFGLAVRLMQLFSECKSDFKPLLDCMGLYFQIRDDYANLISKEYEANKSYCEDLTEGKFSFPIIHAIRSSPHDNQVLSIIRQRTTDHDVKKYCVDCLEKIGSFEYTKQTLIKLEERSLELIEQHGGNPILTSLFNELKKIYRNGN, from the exons atgctGCGAGAaccatataagtatatatgtcAGATTCCTGGAAAACAAGTTCGTACTAAACTTGCAGCT GCATTTAACTGTTGGTTGAATATACCACAAGACAAATTGCTGATAGTTGGAGAAGTTACACAGATGTTACATAATGCAAGTTTATT GATAGATGACATTGAAGATAATTCCAAACTGAGGAGGGGTATACCAG TGGCACATTCCATATATGGAGTAGCACATACCATCAATTCTGCAAACTACATCTATTTCTTGGGTCTACAGAAAGTTTTAATGTTAGAACATCCCGAAGCAACCAAAGTATTTACAG AGCAGTTATTAGAGCTTCACAGAGGACAGGGTATGGATATATATTGGAGGGATTCTGTAGTGTGCCCTACAGAGGAGGAATATAACACTATGGTTATAAGAA AAACCGGTGGTTTATTTGGACTAGCTGTAAGATTAATGCAGTTATTTAGTGAATGCAAAAG tgATTTCAAGCCTTTATTAGACTGTATgggtttatattttcaaattagagATGATTATGCTAATTTGATTTCCAAAGAG tatgAGGCAAATAAAAGTTACTGTGAAGATTTAACAGAAGGAAAGTTTTCTTTCCCTATAATTCATGCCATCAGAAGCAGTCCCCATGACAATCAAGTACTAA GTATTATTAGACAGAGAACTACAGACCACGATGTGAAAAAATACTGTGTGGACTGTTTAGAAAAAATTGGATCTTTTGAATATACAAAGCAGACATTGATTAAACTTGAAGAAAG ATCCTTAGAATTGATAGAGCAGCATGGAGGAAACCCTATTCTAACAAGTTTATTTAATGAACTCAAGAAAATCTATCGAAATGGTAATTGA
- the LOC139488259 gene encoding geranylgeranyl pyrophosphate synthase-like isoform X3 codes for MLHNASLLIDDIEDNSKLRRGIPVAHSIYGVAHTINSANYIYFLGLQKVLMLEHPEATKVFTEQLLELHRGQGMDIYWRDSVVCPTEEEYNTMVIRKTGGLFGLAVRLMQLFSECKSDFKPLLDCMGLYFQIRDDYANLISKEYEANKSYCEDLTEGKFSFPIIHAIRSSPHDNQVLSIIRQRTTDHDVKKYCVDCLEKIGSFEYTKQTLIKLEERSLELIEQHGGNPILTSLFNELKKIYRNGN; via the exons ATGTTACATAATGCAAGTTTATT GATAGATGACATTGAAGATAATTCCAAACTGAGGAGGGGTATACCAG TGGCACATTCCATATATGGAGTAGCACATACCATCAATTCTGCAAACTACATCTATTTCTTGGGTCTACAGAAAGTTTTAATGTTAGAACATCCCGAAGCAACCAAAGTATTTACAG AGCAGTTATTAGAGCTTCACAGAGGACAGGGTATGGATATATATTGGAGGGATTCTGTAGTGTGCCCTACAGAGGAGGAATATAACACTATGGTTATAAGAA AAACCGGTGGTTTATTTGGACTAGCTGTAAGATTAATGCAGTTATTTAGTGAATGCAAAAG tgATTTCAAGCCTTTATTAGACTGTATgggtttatattttcaaattagagATGATTATGCTAATTTGATTTCCAAAGAG tatgAGGCAAATAAAAGTTACTGTGAAGATTTAACAGAAGGAAAGTTTTCTTTCCCTATAATTCATGCCATCAGAAGCAGTCCCCATGACAATCAAGTACTAA GTATTATTAGACAGAGAACTACAGACCACGATGTGAAAAAATACTGTGTGGACTGTTTAGAAAAAATTGGATCTTTTGAATATACAAAGCAGACATTGATTAAACTTGAAGAAAG ATCCTTAGAATTGATAGAGCAGCATGGAGGAAACCCTATTCTAACAAGTTTATTTAATGAACTCAAGAAAATCTATCGAAATGGTAATTGA